Proteins from a single region of Carassius carassius chromosome 37, fCarCar2.1, whole genome shotgun sequence:
- the LOC132118429 gene encoding homeobox protein Hox-C13a: MTTSLVLHPRWADTLMYVYEKSPNENNQNKSQIMEGLSGNCPATHCRELISHPALGRHSGTIATHQGSVYSDISSPETGRQCPAPQTSSSASLSYGYPFGNPYYGCRLSHSHNVNLQQKPCSYHPADKYAETSSALPTEELSSRAKEFAFYPSFASSYQAVPGYLDMSVVPSISAHPEPRHDALIPMEGYQHWALSNGWDGQVYCSKEQTQSSHLWKSPFPDVVPLQPEVSSYRRGRKKRVPYTKIQLKELEKEYAASKFITKDKRRRISATTNLSERQVTIWFQNRRVKEKKFVSKSKSNNHMHT, translated from the exons ATGACGACTTCGCTGGTCCTGCATCCACGCTGGGCGGACACCTTGATGTACGTGTATGAAAAAAGCCCGAATGAAAATAATCAGAATAAAAGCCAAATTATGGAAGGATTGAGCGGGAATTGCCCTGCGACTCATTGCAGGGAACTGATCTCACACCCCGCGCTGGGGCGGCATTCCGGCACCATAGCGACTCACCAGGGATCCGTGTACTCGGATATATCTTCCCCTGAAACTGGGCGACAGTGCCCCGCTCCACAGACGTCATCTAGCGCCTCTCTGAGTTACGGCTACCCCTTTGGAAACCCTTACTACGGTTGCAGATTATCTCACTCGCACAACGTGAACTTGCAGCAGAAACCGTGTTCATACCATCCCGCAGACAAATATGCCGAGACGAGCAGCGCGTTGCCCACGGAGGAGCTCTCCAGCAGGGCAAAAGAGTTTGCTTTCTACCCGAGTTTTGCCAGCTCGTACCAGGCGGTTCCGGGATATCTAGACATGTCGGTGGTCCCCAGTATTAGTGCGCATCCTGAGCCACGTCACGATGCATTGATCCCCATGGAGGGCTATCAACACTGGGCTCTGTCGAATGGCTGGGATGGACAGGTGTACTGTTCAAAGGAACAAACACAGTCTTCTCATCTTTGGAAATCTCCGTTTCCAG atgttGTTCCGTTGCAGCCAGAAGTCAGCAGTTATCGTCGAGGGCGCAAAAAGCGTGTTCCCTACACAAAGATACAACTAAAGGAACTGGAAAAAGAGTATGCAGCAAGCAAGTTCATCACCAAAGACAAGAGACGACGCATTTCTGCGACAACCAACCTCTCAGAACGCCAAGTTACTATTTGGTTCCAGAACCGCAGAGTGAAGGAAAAAAAGTTTGTCAGTAAATCCAAGTCAAATAATCACATGCATACTTGA